Proteins found in one Allorhizobium pseudoryzae genomic segment:
- a CDS encoding NAD(P)-dependent oxidoreductase, producing MDRLGSGIAGGRLAPAEYETNFSDLHPRFDRHEALVASDRCYFCHDAPCMTACPTAIDIPLFIRQISTANPLGAARTIFSQNALGGMCARVCPTETLCEEACVRNTAEDKPVEIGRLQRYATDIAMDQGRQFFNRAAETGKVIAVVGAGPAGLACAHRLAMNGHTVVIFDAREKAGGLNEYGIATYKATDNFAQKEVDYLLAIGGIEIRNGMALGRDFSLPDLTAQYDAVFLGIGLAGVNGLGIEGEDLSGVEDAVDFIAALRQADDKANVPIGRRVVVLGGGMTAIDAAVQAKLLGAEEVTICYRRGKDQMNASDYEQDLAASKGVLIRHWLAPKRILGRDGAVAGIELEYTALRDGHLTGTGETGAIACDQVMKAIGQSFQASGLGSLAMDRGRIVIDEHCQTSIAGVYAGGDCTNRGEDLTVQAVAHGRDAADAIHSAFASAGKPAVAVA from the coding sequence ATGGATAGACTGGGAAGCGGTATCGCGGGAGGCCGTCTGGCACCCGCGGAATACGAGACGAATTTTTCCGACCTTCATCCGCGCTTCGACAGGCATGAAGCGCTGGTGGCCTCCGACAGGTGTTATTTCTGTCATGACGCGCCGTGCATGACGGCCTGTCCCACCGCCATCGATATTCCGCTGTTCATCCGGCAGATCTCGACGGCCAACCCGCTGGGTGCGGCCCGCACCATCTTTTCCCAGAACGCGCTCGGCGGCATGTGCGCCCGCGTCTGTCCCACCGAAACGCTGTGCGAGGAAGCCTGCGTGCGCAACACGGCGGAGGACAAGCCGGTGGAGATCGGCCGGCTGCAGCGGTATGCGACCGATATCGCCATGGACCAGGGCCGCCAGTTTTTTAACCGTGCAGCCGAGACCGGCAAGGTCATTGCCGTGGTGGGCGCCGGTCCAGCGGGCCTCGCATGCGCCCATCGGCTCGCGATGAACGGCCACACGGTGGTCATCTTCGATGCCCGCGAAAAGGCCGGCGGCCTTAACGAATATGGCATCGCCACCTACAAGGCGACCGACAACTTTGCCCAGAAGGAGGTGGACTACCTGCTCGCCATCGGCGGCATCGAGATCCGCAACGGCATGGCGCTCGGTCGCGATTTTTCACTCCCGGACCTGACGGCGCAATATGATGCGGTCTTCCTCGGCATCGGGCTTGCCGGCGTCAACGGTCTCGGCATCGAGGGCGAGGATCTCTCCGGCGTCGAGGATGCGGTCGATTTCATCGCCGCCCTGCGTCAGGCGGACGACAAGGCGAATGTGCCGATCGGCCGCCGTGTCGTCGTGCTCGGCGGCGGCATGACCGCGATCGACGCGGCGGTGCAGGCCAAGCTTTTGGGCGCCGAAGAGGTCACCATCTGCTATCGCCGCGGCAAGGACCAGATGAACGCCTCGGACTACGAGCAGGATCTCGCCGCCTCCAAGGGCGTATTGATCCGCCACTGGCTGGCGCCGAAGCGCATTCTGGGCCGCGATGGAGCCGTCGCCGGCATTGAACTCGAATATACCGCCCTGCGCGACGGCCACCTGACCGGCACCGGAGAGACGGGCGCGATTGCCTGCGACCAGGTGATGAAGGCGATCGGCCAGTCCTTCCAAGCCAGCGGCTTAGGCAGCCTTGCCATGGATCGCGGCCGCATCGTCATCGACGAGCACTGTCAGACCTCCATCGCAGGCGTCTATGCCGGGGGGGATTGCACCAACCGCGGCGAGGACCTGACCGTGCAGGCCGTCGCCCATGGCCGCGATGCCGCCGACGCCATCCATTCCGCCTTTGCTTCCGCCGGAAAACCGGCTGTGGCTGTCGCTTGA
- a CDS encoding DUF2325 domain-containing protein, whose translation MAKKDKRKTSSKPVQADKVERAEESRGVRSFLYVGGRDCQVAHLREIASNFGAELIHHDGGLREAVSRIDTLLPSVDCVFCPIDCISHDACLRVKTGCKKFSKAFIPLRNGSKSSLERALQTMHERNAER comes from the coding sequence GTGGCCAAGAAGGACAAGCGCAAGACATCCAGCAAGCCGGTACAGGCGGACAAGGTCGAGAGGGCCGAGGAGAGCAGGGGTGTCCGCAGCTTTCTCTATGTCGGCGGGCGTGATTGCCAGGTGGCGCACCTGCGCGAAATCGCCAGCAATTTCGGCGCGGAACTGATCCATCACGACGGTGGTTTGAGAGAGGCGGTCTCGCGCATCGATACGCTGCTGCCGTCGGTCGACTGTGTCTTCTGCCCCATCGACTGTATCAGCCACGATGCTTGTCTGAGGGTGAAGACCGGCTGCAAGAAGTTCTCCAAGGCCTTCATCCCCTTGCGCAACGGATCGAAATCCAGCCTGGAGCGGGCGCTCCAGACGATGCATGAACGGAACGCTGAACGATGA